In a genomic window of Methylobacter sp. YRD-M1:
- a CDS encoding cation:proton antiporter, translating into MMEHLAQILLLLAVAIAVVVTFQRMHVPTSLGYLLVGGILGPHTAGPTVSVPEFETLAEFGVVFLLFTIGLNFSLPHLQALRHQVLGLGTGQVVFTTMLVGIIVWLAGLPVAAALVFGAVFAQSSTTIIASLLTERGEENTQHGRLGLAMSVFQDVTAVPFLVIIPALGASVAMDVLASALGWVITKAVLAFALVFIAGRWLLRPLFHFVSAHPSLEMFTLAVLLVALLAAWTTNSLGLSLAFGGFLAGMMLGETEFRHQVESSIRPFRDVLLGLFFIGIGMRFEPAAIPPIWYWTILGALLILVSKTLIVAAMVRRIGVDPQVAWRSGLLLSVGGEFGLALTAIALDANVIDMGLGQIAITSVLLSMIAGAVLVRFNGVIATRLVSAPQTEVPSMPELLETPEQRVVIGGYGRVGHTIAVLLHSSGVPFVVFDTDPKRVARGRSDGHPVSYGDISDLELLSAIHVERASLVVITVDKSTTALATISHLRRTCPQVPVVARARDLETSTRLLEAGAVHAYPETIEASLCLGATALQILQVPAEDIDQAIQDVRDWDYRPVLENERNRQ; encoded by the coding sequence CATGTCCCGACCAGCCTGGGGTATTTGCTGGTAGGGGGGATTCTCGGGCCTCACACGGCGGGGCCGACGGTCTCGGTGCCGGAATTCGAAACGCTCGCCGAATTCGGTGTCGTCTTCCTGCTGTTCACGATCGGACTTAATTTTTCCCTGCCGCATTTGCAGGCTTTGCGGCACCAGGTGCTGGGACTGGGAACCGGACAGGTCGTATTCACAACCATGCTCGTTGGAATAATCGTCTGGCTCGCAGGGCTTCCCGTCGCCGCCGCGCTCGTGTTCGGAGCAGTCTTTGCCCAGTCGTCGACTACCATCATTGCCAGCCTGTTGACCGAGCGGGGTGAGGAAAACACTCAGCACGGCCGCCTCGGGCTCGCGATGTCAGTATTTCAGGACGTCACCGCCGTTCCTTTCCTGGTGATCATCCCTGCGCTGGGTGCGTCGGTCGCTATGGATGTACTGGCAAGCGCCCTGGGATGGGTGATCACGAAAGCCGTACTCGCGTTCGCACTCGTATTCATTGCAGGACGCTGGCTGCTCCGGCCGCTGTTTCATTTTGTTTCCGCGCACCCATCTCTTGAAATGTTTACACTGGCAGTGTTGCTGGTTGCCTTGCTCGCGGCGTGGACCACAAACAGCCTCGGGTTGTCGCTGGCATTCGGAGGATTTCTCGCCGGAATGATGCTGGGAGAAACGGAGTTCCGCCATCAGGTGGAATCGAGCATACGCCCTTTCCGTGATGTACTGCTTGGTCTGTTCTTTATTGGCATCGGCATGCGCTTCGAACCGGCCGCGATACCGCCGATATGGTACTGGACCATACTCGGCGCATTGCTCATTCTGGTGAGCAAGACACTGATTGTCGCCGCAATGGTGCGCAGAATCGGGGTTGACCCTCAAGTCGCATGGCGCTCCGGCTTATTGTTGAGCGTGGGTGGTGAATTCGGTCTCGCCCTCACTGCCATCGCATTGGATGCCAACGTAATCGACATGGGGCTTGGTCAGATTGCGATAACATCGGTTTTGCTCTCGATGATTGCGGGCGCCGTTCTGGTTCGCTTTAATGGCGTTATTGCGACTCGGCTGGTCAGCGCCCCCCAGACTGAAGTTCCCTCTATGCCAGAGTTGCTGGAAACGCCAGAACAGCGTGTCGTGATCGGCGGTTATGGCCGTGTAGGCCACACCATCGCTGTGCTATTGCATTCGAGTGGCGTTCCGTTCGTGGTCTTTGATACCGATCCGAAGCGGGTGGCACGGGGAAGATCGGATGGTCACCCGGTATCGTATGGTGACATCTCCGATCTGGAACTGCTGTCCGCCATTCATGTGGAACGCGCGTCGCTGGTAGTGATTACTGTCGACAAGTCCACCACGGCTTTGGCCACAATTTCCCATTTGCGCAGAACGTGTCCGCAGGTGCCGGTCGTCGCGCGGGCACGGGATCTCGAAACGAGTACACGGCTGCTTGAGGCCGGCGCGGTTCACGCCTATCCCGAAACCATCGAAGCGAGCCTGTGCCTCGGCGCGACGGCCCTGCAGATACTTCAGGTTCCGGCCGAAGATATCGACCAAGCGATCCAGGACGTGCGAGATTGGGACTACAGGCCCGTACTGGAAAATGAACGGAACAGGCAGTAG
- a CDS encoding universal stress protein gives MKQFKNILYVAEASFAQGPAMARAVSLAENNQADLTVVDVVPVITAGIGMPPGGPISAELQSAMVSKRRKELESLVVPHQLRRGIRIEVLVGQMFLEVIRAVLCNRHDLLIKPVENPDFIERLFGSNDMHLLRKCPCPVWLMGQDEKSNYAHILAAVDFELDNMFNTVEHGLNQQILELASSLALSDFAELHLVHVWDAPAEMMVRSWSGDPDVTGMAYVEGERLRHERALNHLRDQLRNQIGKEAYDYLSPQFHLHRGAASRVIPEMAKQLQADLVVMGTVARTGIAGLFIGNTAEAILEQLQCSLLAVKPLGFVSPIKLSEQEAT, from the coding sequence ATGAAGCAATTCAAAAACATTCTTTACGTTGCCGAGGCATCCTTTGCGCAAGGGCCGGCAATGGCGCGGGCGGTGTCGCTGGCCGAAAACAATCAGGCAGACCTGACGGTCGTCGATGTAGTGCCGGTCATCACTGCGGGCATCGGCATGCCCCCCGGCGGACCCATCTCTGCCGAACTGCAGTCAGCCATGGTGAGTAAGCGCCGCAAGGAACTGGAGTCACTGGTCGTGCCACACCAGCTACGCCGAGGTATCCGGATCGAGGTGCTCGTCGGCCAAATGTTTCTCGAAGTCATTCGCGCCGTCTTGTGCAACAGGCATGATCTGCTGATCAAGCCCGTCGAAAATCCCGACTTCATCGAACGTTTGTTTGGCAGCAACGACATGCATTTGCTGCGCAAGTGCCCCTGCCCGGTATGGTTGATGGGGCAGGATGAAAAGTCGAATTACGCGCACATTCTGGCGGCGGTTGACTTCGAACTGGACAACATGTTCAACACGGTAGAGCATGGCCTCAATCAACAGATTCTTGAACTTGCCAGTTCGCTCGCGTTGTCCGACTTTGCGGAATTGCATTTGGTTCATGTCTGGGATGCTCCTGCCGAGATGATGGTGCGGTCATGGAGCGGCGATCCGGATGTCACCGGCATGGCATATGTCGAAGGTGAACGTTTACGGCATGAAAGAGCCTTGAACCATCTTCGTGATCAGTTGAGAAACCAAATAGGCAAAGAGGCCTACGATTATCTTTCTCCGCAATTCCATTTACACCGCGGAGCAGCCTCCAGGGTCATACCGGAAATGGCGAAGCAGTTGCAGGCTGATCTGGTGGTGATGGGGACGGTTGCCCGGACGGGTATTGCTGGATTGTTCATCGGTAATACCGCAGAAGCCATTCTCGAACAATTGCAATGTTCCTTGCTCGCCGTCAAACCTCTTGGCTTTGTCTCTCCGATAAAGCTATCTGAGCAGGAAGCCACTTAG
- a CDS encoding IS5 family transposase (programmed frameshift), with product MRKVYPSDISREQFEPIKVLLENARKKTRPRTVDLYEVFCAILYLLKSGCQWRMLPSDFPKWRTVHHYFALWSEKSEGGTSLLEQALKKNQVGEARTRQGRNAKTSFCIVDAQSVKNTDCARRKGYDAGKKVSGIKRHIVVDTQGLPHAIVVTTANVTDRQGALMAIEQHAVDLSAVTSLLVDGAYTGQPFAESVRTLIGAEVQVAKRHELHAFAVMPQRWVVERSFAWLEKCRRLWKNTERLLNTSLQFVNLAFLVLLLRRY from the exons ATGAGAAAAGTGTACCCCAGCGATATCAGTCGCGAACAGTTTGAACCGATCAAAGTCCTGCTGGAAAATGCCCGCAAGAAAACTCGGCCTCGTACAGTGGATTTGTATGAGGTGTTCTGTGCCATTCTGTACTTGCTGAAGAGCGGCTGCCAGTGGCGCATGTTGCCGAGCGATTTTCCGAAATGGCGTACGGTCCATCATTATTTTGCACTGTGGAGCGAAAAATCTGAAGGCGGCACCAGTCTGCTGGAGCAGGCATTAAA AAAAAATCAGGTTGGCGAGGCCCGTACCAGACAGGGGCGCAACGCCAAGACGAGTTTCTGCATCGTTGATGCACAGAGCGTCAAGAACACCGACTGCGCACGCCGCAAAGGGTATGATGCGGGCAAAAAGGTGTCAGGCATCAAGCGCCATATTGTGGTTGATACGCAAGGATTACCCCATGCGATAGTCGTTACCACCGCTAATGTTACGGATCGGCAAGGGGCGCTCATGGCAATCGAACAGCATGCGGTTGATTTATCGGCCGTGACATCGCTACTGGTGGATGGCGCTTATACCGGTCAGCCTTTTGCAGAATCGGTACGGACATTAATCGGTGCCGAGGTGCAGGTGGCCAAACGCCATGAGCTTCATGCCTTTGCCGTCATGCCCCAACGCTGGGTCGTGGAACGATCGTTCGCTTGGCTAGAGAAGTGCCGACGGCTTTGGAAGAATACTGAGCGCTTGCTCAATACCAGTTTGCAGTTCGTTAATCTGGCTTTCTTGGTGCTGTTGCTGCGGAGATATTGA
- a CDS encoding cation:proton antiporter family protein — protein sequence MTELVWVGTAYLVGLIASRLSFPPLVGYLAAGYMLHVLGVESAQTLTHLAEIGIELLLFTVGLKLKLSSLLRREVVSVGGLHLALVTGFSGLVFLLQGEQTLGGLVLGASLAFSSTVLAIKVLDDNGELSSLHGRDVLSILILQDIVAIALLAFADGRQPSYWALALLLLPLLRPLAHRLLTITRTDELRLLLGVSLALAGGVTSESVGISPDIGALLTGVMLAAHPQIDDLSEKLWSLKEVFLVAFFLQIGLADLPNPDQIIQALGLLGLLPLQGLLFFVLFLQARLRARTAFISSLALMTYSEFALITTGSVVQAELLSPEWNATIALAVAGSLAIAAPLNRYSHRLFSWLEPVLIRFEKKSWHPDRLPESIGLAEWLVVGMGRTGLSAYLALSQQDKRVVGLDADPTVLESLLAKGKRVIYGDSEDPELWSGLPLDRVKGIILTLPEFDARCSAVRQLRKNGYVGQIGTIGYLPEEEQQLRHLGADFIIHPLVEAGNQLARQIVGDQPEADTVEGWQTLRSAHTPLSGIDIAVLARSEEEALLQERTAAEKVATSQE from the coding sequence ATGACAGAATTAGTGTGGGTCGGCACGGCTTATCTGGTCGGCCTGATCGCCAGTCGTTTATCGTTTCCGCCGCTGGTCGGCTATTTGGCCGCAGGCTACATGCTGCACGTCTTGGGCGTAGAGTCTGCACAAACTTTAACTCATCTAGCTGAAATCGGCATCGAGTTATTATTGTTCACGGTAGGCTTGAAGCTTAAATTGAGCTCCCTGCTGCGACGGGAAGTGGTCAGCGTCGGCGGCTTGCATTTGGCGCTGGTCACCGGTTTTTCCGGATTGGTTTTTCTGCTGCAGGGGGAACAGACGCTGGGCGGACTGGTTTTGGGGGCGAGCCTGGCTTTCTCCAGTACCGTGCTCGCGATCAAGGTCTTGGACGACAATGGCGAGCTCTCGTCCTTGCATGGCCGGGATGTGCTCAGCATCCTGATTCTGCAGGATATCGTCGCGATCGCGCTGTTGGCCTTTGCCGACGGCAGACAGCCCTCGTATTGGGCCTTGGCCTTACTGCTGCTGCCTCTGCTGCGCCCGCTGGCGCATCGTCTGCTCACAATCACCCGTACCGATGAGCTACGGCTGCTGCTGGGCGTCTCTCTGGCGCTCGCCGGCGGGGTCACCTCTGAAAGCGTGGGCATTTCACCGGATATCGGTGCCTTGCTGACGGGCGTGATGCTGGCGGCTCACCCGCAGATCGATGATCTTTCCGAGAAACTCTGGAGTCTCAAGGAAGTTTTTCTGGTGGCCTTTTTTCTGCAAATCGGCCTGGCCGACTTGCCCAATCCTGATCAAATCATCCAGGCGCTCGGCTTGCTTGGACTCTTGCCGTTGCAGGGACTGTTGTTCTTTGTGTTGTTTTTGCAGGCCCGATTACGTGCACGTACCGCCTTTATCTCGTCGCTGGCCTTGATGACCTATAGCGAGTTCGCCCTGATCACGACCGGCTCGGTTGTGCAAGCGGAGCTGCTGTCGCCGGAGTGGAACGCCACCATTGCCTTGGCAGTCGCCGGATCGCTTGCGATTGCAGCGCCGTTGAACCGGTATTCGCATCGTTTGTTTTCCTGGTTAGAGCCTGTACTGATTCGCTTCGAGAAAAAATCCTGGCACCCGGACCGGCTGCCCGAGTCCATCGGACTGGCGGAATGGCTGGTCGTGGGCATGGGGCGTACCGGACTTTCCGCCTATCTGGCTTTGTCTCAGCAGGACAAGCGGGTCGTTGGCCTGGATGCCGACCCGACCGTTTTGGAAAGCCTGCTGGCCAAGGGCAAACGCGTGATTTACGGGGACTCCGAAGACCCCGAGCTATGGTCAGGACTGCCGCTGGACAGGGTAAAAGGCATCATTCTGACCCTGCCTGAATTCGATGCCCGATGCTCGGCTGTGCGCCAGCTCCGAAAAAACGGTTACGTCGGGCAGATCGGCACGATCGGTTATCTCCCCGAAGAGGAACAGCAATTGAGGCACCTCGGAGCGGATTTTATCATTCATCCACTGGTTGAGGCCGGGAACCAGCTGGCCCGGCAAATAGTGGGCGACCAGCCCGAAGCCGATACCGTCGAGGGCTGGCAGACGCTTAGGAGCGCCCATACACCCCTTTCCGGCATTGACATTGCCGTCCTCGCTCGCAGTGAGGAAGAAGCCCTGCTGCAGGAGCGGACAGCGGCGGAAAAAGTCGCTACGTCGCAAGAATGA
- a CDS encoding recombinase family protein has translation MLIGYMRVSKADGSQSCDLQRDALLEAGVDPRHLYEDQASGRRDDRPGLAACLKALREGDTLLVWKLDRLGRDLHHLINTVHDLTGRGIGLKVLAGHGTAIDTTTAAGKLVFGIFAALSEFERELISERTVAGLASARARGRKGGRPFKMTAAKLRLAMAAMGQPETTVAHLCKELGITRQTLYRHVSPQGELRPDGMKLLSNS, from the coding sequence ATGTTAATTGGTTATATGCGGGTCTCGAAAGCGGATGGTTCTCAGTCCTGCGATTTGCAGCGCGATGCACTGTTAGAAGCCGGCGTCGATCCCCGGCACCTCTATGAAGATCAGGCCTCCGGCAGACGCGATGACCGCCCCGGTTTGGCGGCTTGCCTCAAGGCTTTGCGCGAAGGCGATACCCTGCTGGTGTGGAAACTGGATCGCTTGGGCCGTGATTTACATCATTTAATCAATACCGTCCATGACCTGACCGGTCGGGGCATCGGCCTTAAGGTATTGGCGGGGCATGGCACCGCCATCGACACGACCACCGCCGCCGGCAAGCTGGTGTTCGGCATCTTCGCGGCGCTGTCAGAATTTGAACGGGAGCTCATCTCCGAGCGAACGGTAGCGGGACTGGCTTCGGCCCGTGCACGTGGCCGGAAGGGCGGGCGGCCATTCAAGATGACGGCGGCCAAACTGCGGCTGGCCATGGCGGCCATGGGCCAGCCCGAGACCACTGTCGCGCATCTCTGCAAGGAATTGGGCATCACCCGGCAAACCTTATATCGGCATGTTTCGCCTCAGGGCGAACTGCGCCCGGACGGTATGAAACTGTTATCGAATAGTTAA
- a CDS encoding CopG family ribbon-helix-helix protein yields MATSVKLDDDLKNRIQHLAEMRHRSAHWIMREAIRDYVEREGKRGKLSNRRPWHPGQLIKKPDST; encoded by the coding sequence ATGGCGACATCGGTCAAACTAGACGACGATTTGAAAAACCGTATCCAGCACCTTGCTGAGATGCGGCACCGTTCAGCGCACTGGATCATGCGTGAAGCGATCCGCGACTACGTCGAACGCGAGGGGAAGCGAGGGAAGCTTTCAAACAGGAGGCCTTGGCATCCTGGACAGCTTATCAAGAAACCGGACAGCACTTGA
- a CDS encoding type II toxin-antitoxin system RelE/ParE family toxin, translating into MIVTARAAQSLEHCRRFLTEKNPQALMRAGQAIASRFSLLETEPGIGRPLDELPELRELIIPFGDSGYVALYHVDASADAVYVLAFRHQKEAGYYS; encoded by the coding sequence GTGATCGTCACGGCAAGAGCGGCTCAGAGCCTGGAGCACTGCCGGCGTTTTCTGACGGAAAAGAATCCTCAGGCCTTGATGAGGGCCGGACAAGCGATCGCCAGCCGATTTTCTTTGCTGGAAACAGAACCGGGCATAGGCAGACCGCTTGATGAGCTTCCCGAATTGCGCGAGCTGATCATTCCCTTTGGGGATTCAGGCTATGTCGCGCTCTACCACGTTGATGCAAGCGCCGATGCTGTCTATGTGCTGGCTTTCCGGCACCAGAAAGAAGCAGGTTACTACTCATGA
- a CDS encoding pyridoxamine 5'-phosphate oxidase family protein — protein sequence MTDFYHEGSRQLQDHFETRPLADRLVEAIVSEQISPEDKAFIEAQNMFFLATVDKEGRPNCSYKGGSIGLVKVLDEQTLAFPLYDGSGMYISAGNVLVNPNVSLLFVDFQRQARLRVNGSAFIQDDDPLLTDWPEAEMVLRVKLRELFPNCPRYIHKMTLVEESAFVPKAHCETPVPAWKRLEVVADVLPPRDAHLAGSEQDAAAALNRTES from the coding sequence ATGACCGATTTTTATCATGAAGGCAGCAGACAGCTGCAAGATCACTTTGAAACCCGACCACTGGCTGATCGTTTAGTAGAAGCCATCGTTAGCGAGCAAATCAGCCCGGAAGACAAGGCATTTATCGAAGCGCAAAACATGTTTTTTCTGGCTACTGTGGATAAAGAGGGTCGCCCCAATTGTTCATACAAAGGCGGTAGCATTGGACTGGTGAAGGTGCTAGATGAGCAAACCCTGGCATTTCCGCTTTACGACGGCAGCGGCATGTATATATCCGCCGGCAATGTATTGGTTAATCCTAATGTCAGCTTGTTGTTCGTCGATTTCCAACGTCAGGCCCGGTTGCGCGTCAACGGCAGCGCGTTTATTCAAGACGATGACCCGTTGCTGACGGACTGGCCGGAGGCGGAAATGGTATTGCGGGTGAAACTGCGGGAATTGTTCCCCAATTGTCCGCGCTATATCCACAAAATGACCTTGGTGGAAGAATCGGCATTCGTGCCCAAAGCGCATTGCGAAACACCGGTACCGGCCTGGAAGCGTCTGGAAGTAGTCGCCGACGTATTGCCGCCGCGCGACGCACATTTGGCAGGCAGCGAACAAGATGCCGCAGCTGCTTTGAATCGTACTGAATCTTGA
- a CDS encoding TetR/AcrR family transcriptional regulator → MAKKPRDRILQAASELFYNQGIKSTGVEAIATQAGSNKMTLYKHFPSKDDLVIAFLRKRDEDFRIWFVEQVDSRAGQPKDKLLAIFDVIGEWLEIPEFRGCAFINAAAEFPVESNPVHQVSAEFYDNFRSYISDLAEQCGIVSPESLALQLSLLVEGAIVSEQMKRHSGAADQAKWAARVLIESHLSNAN, encoded by the coding sequence ATGGCAAAAAAGCCCAGAGACCGAATCCTGCAAGCCGCATCTGAGCTTTTTTACAATCAAGGGATCAAATCCACGGGGGTTGAAGCTATCGCCACGCAAGCTGGTTCCAACAAGATGACACTGTATAAGCATTTCCCTTCCAAAGACGATTTGGTGATTGCTTTTCTTCGCAAGCGCGACGAGGACTTTCGGATTTGGTTCGTAGAACAGGTCGACAGCAGGGCGGGTCAGCCCAAAGATAAGCTTCTGGCGATTTTCGACGTTATTGGTGAATGGCTAGAGATTCCGGAGTTCCGGGGCTGCGCGTTCATCAATGCGGCAGCGGAATTCCCAGTAGAAAGTAATCCTGTGCATCAGGTATCCGCGGAGTTTTATGATAACTTTAGAAGCTATATTAGCGATTTGGCCGAACAATGCGGCATTGTTTCGCCGGAAAGTCTAGCCTTACAATTGAGCTTGCTGGTTGAGGGCGCGATCGTTTCAGAGCAGATGAAGCGCCATTCAGGCGCAGCCGACCAAGCCAAATGGGCCGCCAGAGTCCTGATCGAAAGCCATTTGAGCAACGCAAACTAA